A part of Acidimicrobiales bacterium genomic DNA contains:
- the sufC gene encoding Fe-S cluster assembly ATPase SufC — MSTLEIRGLRAGVHGREILHGIDLVVPGGEVHAVMGPNGSGKSTLSHVVMGKPGYEILEGSVTLDGVELLGLEPWQRAQAGLYLAMQYPVEVPGVGLEDLLTESVAARGGDPAGMRARLVAEAERIGFDERFLSRPLNVDLSGGEKKRNETLQLAVLQPKIAILDELDSGLDLDALRACARRVEAATGEFGLGVLAITHYSRLLHELRADRIHILVRGRIVASGGPELAAELEESGYAAFVADAEHDAEAGVSGPWSSLP, encoded by the coding sequence GTGAGCACCCTCGAGATCCGCGGCCTGCGGGCCGGCGTGCACGGCCGAGAGATCCTCCACGGCATCGACCTCGTCGTGCCCGGCGGCGAGGTCCACGCGGTGATGGGGCCCAACGGCTCGGGCAAGTCGACCCTGTCCCACGTGGTGATGGGCAAGCCGGGCTACGAGATCCTGGAGGGCAGCGTCACCCTCGACGGCGTGGAGCTGCTCGGCCTGGAGCCGTGGCAGCGGGCCCAGGCCGGCCTGTACCTCGCCATGCAGTACCCGGTGGAGGTGCCCGGCGTCGGCCTCGAGGATCTCCTGACCGAGTCGGTGGCGGCCCGCGGGGGCGACCCGGCGGGGATGCGGGCCCGCCTGGTCGCCGAGGCCGAGCGCATCGGGTTCGACGAGCGGTTCCTGTCCCGACCCCTCAACGTCGACCTCTCGGGCGGCGAGAAGAAGCGCAACGAGACGCTCCAGCTGGCGGTGCTGCAGCCGAAGATCGCGATCCTGGACGAGCTCGACTCCGGCCTCGACCTCGACGCGCTGCGGGCCTGCGCCCGGCGGGTCGAGGCCGCCACCGGCGAGTTCGGCCTCGGGGTGCTGGCCATCACCCACTACAGCCGGCTGCTCCACGAGCTGCGAGCCGACCGGATCCACATCCTGGTGCGTGGCCGCATCGTGGCGTCGGGCGGACCCGAGCTGGCGGCCGAGCTGGAGGAGAGCGGCTACGCCGCCTTCGTGGCCGACGCCGAGCACGACGCGGAGGCCGGGGTCAGCGGCCCGTGGTCGTCTCTGCCGTGA
- a CDS encoding helix-turn-helix domain-containing protein, producing the protein MSDGTPGNEDGRASWTFLTNHAHVLLCIAEDPGARLRDVATRVGITERAAQSIVADLVATGYLTRERVGRRNHYEIHPARPLRHPIERHHDVGELLALLTAETTTGR; encoded by the coding sequence ATGTCGGACGGCACGCCGGGGAACGAGGACGGCCGAGCGAGCTGGACCTTCCTGACCAACCACGCCCACGTGCTCCTGTGCATCGCCGAGGACCCGGGGGCCCGACTGCGTGACGTGGCGACACGGGTGGGGATCACCGAGCGGGCGGCGCAGAGCATCGTGGCCGACCTGGTCGCGACCGGGTACCTCACCCGGGAGCGGGTCGGCCGGCGGAACCACTACGAGATCCACCCGGCGCGTCCGCTGCGCCACCCCATCGAGCGCCACCACGACGTCGGCGAGCTGCTGGCCCTCCTCACGGCAGAGACGACCACGGGCCGCTGA
- the purE gene encoding 5-(carboxyamino)imidazole ribonucleotide mutase, with protein MGSRSDWATLEHAVATLDALGVPNEARVVSAHRTPELLAQFAREAEHRGIEVIVAGAGGAAHLPGMVAAHTVVPVLGVPVQSQALNGLDSLLSIVQMPGGVPVGTLAIGKAGAINAALLATAIVSRGRPELREALRIWRGRQTADVLAHPDPRVEG; from the coding sequence ATGGGGTCGCGGTCCGACTGGGCCACCCTCGAGCACGCGGTCGCCACGCTCGACGCCCTGGGCGTGCCCAACGAGGCGCGGGTGGTGTCGGCGCACCGCACCCCGGAGCTGCTCGCCCAGTTCGCCCGCGAGGCCGAGCACCGCGGGATCGAGGTGATCGTGGCCGGTGCCGGCGGAGCCGCCCACCTGCCAGGCATGGTCGCGGCCCACACGGTCGTCCCGGTGCTCGGCGTGCCGGTGCAGAGCCAGGCCCTGAACGGGCTCGACTCGCTGCTCTCGATCGTGCAGATGCCCGGCGGGGTGCCGGTGGGCACGCTCGCCATCGGCAAGGCCGGCGCCATCAACGCCGCCCTGCTCGCCACCGCCATCGTCTCGCGGGGTCGGCCCGAGCTGCGGGAGGCGCTGCGGATCTGGCGGGGCCGCCAGACCGCCGACGTGCTCGCCCACCCCGACCCGCGCGTCGAGGGGTGA
- a CDS encoding 5-(carboxyamino)imidazole ribonucleotide synthase, protein MLALAGIPLGVRCVVLEPGADPPAGPVAEVVAAPYDDLDGLAALARRCEVVTYEFENVPVAAAEWLAERVPVRPGPLALGTAQDRLAEKRLFTALGIGTPPYVAVDDRAGLRPAVAEVGLPAVLKTRRLGYDGKGQVVLRAAGDVDAAWETLGGVPLLLEGFVAFDRELSIVAARGLGGEVAAFPVVANHHQGGILRLTLAPAPAPAPAPALHRGLQEQAEALVGRVLDALDYVGVIAVELFEVGGALLANELAPRVHNSGHWTIEGAETSQFEQHLRAVCGLPLGSAAARGWSAMVNLVGDEPDPAAVLAVPGAHLHRYGKAPRPGRKLAHVTVTAPDEATRDQRLADVLGACGLAPPAP, encoded by the coding sequence ATGCTGGCCCTGGCCGGGATCCCCCTCGGGGTGCGCTGCGTGGTGCTGGAGCCCGGCGCCGACCCGCCAGCCGGCCCCGTGGCCGAGGTGGTCGCCGCGCCGTACGACGACCTCGACGGCCTGGCCGCGCTCGCCCGGCGCTGCGAGGTGGTGACGTACGAGTTCGAGAACGTGCCGGTCGCCGCAGCCGAGTGGCTCGCCGAGCGGGTGCCCGTGCGGCCCGGTCCCCTCGCCCTCGGGACGGCGCAGGACCGTCTGGCCGAGAAGCGGCTGTTCACCGCCCTCGGGATCGGGACCCCGCCCTACGTCGCCGTCGACGACCGGGCCGGGCTCCGGCCGGCCGTGGCCGAGGTGGGTCTGCCGGCGGTGCTCAAGACCCGCCGGCTCGGCTACGACGGCAAGGGCCAGGTGGTGCTGCGCGCCGCCGGCGACGTCGACGCGGCCTGGGAGACGCTCGGCGGCGTCCCCCTGCTGCTGGAGGGCTTCGTCGCGTTCGATCGCGAGCTGTCGATCGTGGCCGCCCGCGGCCTTGGCGGTGAGGTGGCGGCGTTCCCGGTGGTGGCGAACCACCACCAGGGGGGGATCCTCCGGCTCACGCTGGCCCCGGCCCCGGCCCCGGCCCCGGCCCCGGCGCTCCACCGGGGGCTCCAGGAGCAGGCCGAGGCGCTGGTGGGGCGGGTGCTCGACGCCCTCGACTACGTCGGGGTGATCGCCGTCGAGCTGTTCGAGGTGGGAGGCGCGCTGCTCGCCAACGAGCTGGCGCCCCGGGTGCACAACTCGGGCCACTGGACGATCGAGGGCGCCGAGACCAGCCAGTTCGAGCAGCACCTCCGTGCGGTCTGCGGGCTGCCGCTGGGGTCGGCGGCCGCCCGCGGCTGGTCGGCGATGGTGAACCTGGTCGGCGACGAGCCCGACCCGGCCGCGGTGCTGGCCGTGCCCGGGGCGCACCTGCACCGCTACGGCAAGGCCCCCCGGCCGGGCCGCAAGCTGGCGCACGTCACCGTCACCGCGCCCGACGAGGCCACGCGCGACCAGCGGCTGGCGGACGTGCTCGGCGCCTGCGGGCTCGCGCCGCCGGCCCCGTAG
- a CDS encoding M48 family metalloprotease, whose product MSTNTIKTYTLLAGLAGLAVVVGGLLAGTSGLFLGLLLGLGIVGASYWFSDRIALRAAGAHPVTEADAPGLLAMVRTLADRAGMPAPTVAVSPALQPNAFATGRNEQRAVVCVTQGLLQMLPPDELEAVLAHELGHIRNRDILIGSVAAAIATGISYIAQLAMFTSIFGSDDDGPNPVGVLAFALLAPVAAMFIQFAISRSREFEADRFGAELVGRGEPLARALQRIESTATRVPMAVNPAQASAWIHNPLAGEQPGGRRPRQRQPNVTKLFSTHPPTSERIARLRAFDAQRLVG is encoded by the coding sequence ATGTCGACGAACACCATCAAGACGTACACGCTCCTGGCCGGGCTGGCCGGCCTGGCCGTCGTGGTCGGCGGCCTGCTCGCCGGCACGTCGGGACTGTTCCTGGGCCTGCTCCTCGGGCTCGGCATCGTCGGTGCCTCGTACTGGTTCAGCGACCGGATCGCCCTGCGGGCGGCCGGCGCCCACCCGGTGACCGAGGCCGACGCGCCAGGGCTGCTCGCCATGGTGCGCACCCTCGCCGACCGGGCCGGCATGCCCGCGCCCACGGTGGCGGTGTCGCCGGCGCTGCAGCCCAACGCCTTCGCCACCGGCCGCAACGAGCAGCGGGCCGTCGTCTGCGTCACCCAGGGGCTGCTGCAGATGCTGCCGCCCGACGAGCTCGAGGCCGTACTGGCCCACGAGCTCGGCCACATCCGCAACCGCGACATCCTCATCGGCTCGGTGGCCGCCGCCATCGCCACCGGCATCAGCTACATCGCGCAGCTGGCCATGTTCACGTCGATCTTCGGCAGCGACGACGACGGCCCCAACCCCGTCGGCGTGCTGGCGTTCGCGCTGCTGGCGCCGGTCGCCGCCATGTTCATCCAGTTCGCCATCTCGCGCTCCCGCGAGTTCGAGGCCGACCGCTTCGGCGCCGAGCTGGTGGGGCGGGGCGAGCCCCTCGCCCGGGCGCTGCAGCGGATCGAGTCCACCGCCACCCGCGTGCCGATGGCGGTGAACCCGGCCCAGGCGTCGGCCTGGATCCACAACCCGCTGGCCGGCGAGCAGCCCGGGGGCCGGCGACCGCGCCAGCGCCAGCCGAACGTCACCAAGCTGTTCTCGACGCACCCCCCGACCAGCGAGCGCATCGCCCGCCTGCGGGCGTTCGACGCCCAGCGGCTCGTCGGCTGA
- a CDS encoding zf-TFIIB domain-containing protein, which produces MQCPTCVDERLVMSERQGIEIDYCPRCRGVWLDRGELDKMIERSAQAALDDLDAERRAAARVPDRDDRRTDARRGDERRDERRDERRYDERRYDDDDDWSRYGKGKKKKSFLSEILDF; this is translated from the coding sequence ATGCAGTGCCCCACCTGCGTCGACGAACGCCTGGTGATGTCCGAGCGCCAGGGCATCGAGATCGACTACTGCCCCCGCTGCCGCGGGGTGTGGCTCGACCGGGGCGAGCTCGACAAGATGATCGAGCGCTCCGCCCAGGCGGCCCTCGACGACCTCGATGCCGAGCGCCGGGCCGCGGCCCGGGTGCCCGACCGTGACGATCGCCGCACGGATGCTCGCCGCGGCGACGAACGGCGCGACGAACGGCGCGACGAGCGGCGGTACGACGAGCGGCGGTACGACGACGACGACGACTGGTCTCGCTACGGCAAGGGCAAGAAGAAGAAGTCGTTCCTGTCCGAGATCCTGGACTTCTGA
- a CDS encoding 4a-hydroxytetrahydrobiopterin dehydratase gives MPETLPPDEIEARLADVPRWAVVDGKLCRDLVFKDFVEAFGFMSMVALLAERLGHHPDWSNSWNRVEIKLTTHAAGGLTELDVALAGAINVALGET, from the coding sequence GTGCCCGAGACGCTCCCCCCCGACGAGATCGAGGCCCGACTGGCCGACGTGCCCCGCTGGGCGGTGGTCGACGGGAAGCTCTGCCGCGACCTCGTGTTCAAGGACTTCGTCGAGGCGTTCGGCTTCATGTCGATGGTCGCCCTGCTCGCCGAGCGGCTGGGCCACCACCCCGATTGGTCGAACAGCTGGAACCGGGTGGAGATCAAGCTGACCACCCACGCCGCCGGCGGGCTGACCGAGCTCGACGTGGCCCTGGCCGGCGCCATCAACGTGGCCCTGGGCGAGACCTAG
- a CDS encoding SUF system NifU family Fe-S cluster assembly protein has translation MPGLEDLYREIILDHYRNPRNRGELPVPPAVREEGFNPLCGDEIVVYLEVEGGQIADIRIGGQGCSISQSSASMMSAAIKGRSLDEARALVRAFKAMMSIHEHTLEGEADSLAEGPEVKLGDLEALRGVVKFPVRIKCATLPWNTLTNALDRAAASAGA, from the coding sequence ATGCCCGGCCTCGAAGACCTCTACCGCGAGATCATCCTCGACCACTACCGCAACCCCCGGAACCGGGGGGAGCTGCCGGTGCCCCCGGCCGTGCGCGAGGAAGGCTTCAACCCGCTGTGCGGCGACGAGATCGTGGTCTACCTCGAGGTCGAAGGGGGCCAGATCGCCGACATCCGCATCGGTGGGCAGGGCTGCTCGATCAGCCAGTCGTCGGCATCGATGATGTCCGCGGCGATCAAGGGCAGGAGCCTCGACGAGGCCCGGGCCCTGGTGCGGGCCTTCAAGGCCATGATGTCGATCCACGAGCACACGCTCGAGGGCGAGGCCGACAGCCTGGCCGAGGGCCCCGAGGTGAAGCTCGGCGACCTCGAGGCCCTCCGGGGCGTGGTGAAGTTCCCGGTGCGCATCAAGTGCGCGACGCTCCCCTGGAACACCCTCACCAACGCCCTCGACCGCGCCGCCGCCTCCGCCGGCGCGTAG